In Micromonospora cremea, the genomic window GGGCAGACGACGTCGGCCGCGACGAGGACCGTGCGGACATCCAGTCCGCGCGAATCGCATCGCCATGCCAACCGGCCGCCACCGCATGCATGCAGACCTCCGGGATGTCCGTTGACCAACGCCGCCCACCAGGCGGGCCGCCCGGTGGTACGCAGCGCCGCCCCGAGCGGATCAACAAACCGCGAAAAAAGTTCTGCGATACCGCTCGGTGAGCCGGTCAGCGGCGGACGGAGAACAGGCCCGGCGGTGGCGGGTCGGAGCCGGTGGCGTCGGCGTCCCGCACCACGGGCGCGCCGCCGGCGAAGCGGTCCAGCTCGTCGCCGGCCACCACCCGGCCGGGGAACCAGTCGCCGGCAGCCCGCCGGGTCAGCTCGGCCACCGGCGGCGTCGTCCGCCCGGCGACCAGCACGAGGTTGCCGTACCGACGCCCGCGCAGCACGGCCGCGTCCCCGACCAGGCAGGCCCGGGGCAGCACCGAACGGACCGTGGCGACCTGCCCACGGGCGTGCCGCAGCGGCGGGCCGTCGGCGAGGTTCGCCAGGTACCAGCCCGCCGGGCGGAGCACCCGGGCCACCTCGGCCGCGTACTCCACTGAGGTGAGGTGGGCCGGGGTGCGAGCGCCGGCGAACACGTCGGCGACCACCACGTCGTAGCTGGCGTCCCGGGTGGCGGCCAGCACGGCCCGGGCGTCCTCGACCCGGACCCGCAGCCGGGCATCGGCCGGCCACGGCAGCGCCCGGCGGACCAGCTCCACCAGCGCCCCGTCCACCTCCGACACCCGCTGCGTGGAGCCGGGCCGGGTGGCGGAGACGTACCGGGGCAGCGTCAACGCCCCACCGCCGAGGTGCAGCACCCGCAGCGGCTCGCCGGCCGGCGCGATCAGGTCGATCGCCGCGGCCAGCCGCCGGACGTACTCGAACTCCAGATGGGTGGGATCGTTCAGGTCGACGTGCGACTGCGGCGCGCCGTCCAGCAGCAGCGTCCACGAGCCGGGACGGTCCGGATCCGGGATCAGCTCGGCCTGCCCGGTGTCCACCTGCTCGACCACCCGGTCACCCGCCCGCTTGCGTCCCATCTCGACCAGTATCCGCGGTCAGCGGGCCGCTCGGGCCGCGGCCGTCAGCGCGCGGTGCAGCAACCGGGAGTCGCCGAGCAGGGCCCGCAGCCGGCGTTCCAGGCCGGCGATCGGGATCAGGTTCTGCGGAGCCCGCGGGTCCTTGTACGGGGTGGAGGCGAACCGGGGCAGGGTGACCAGCGACAGGTCGGCCAGCTCGATCGCCGCCTCGACGGGCAGGTCCGCGGAGCACTCGACCCGGACGATGCCGGCCCACGGTGCGCCGACGGCCACCGGCAGCCGCAAGTACCACGACCAGCCGCCCCACGCCGTGCCCAGCCGGAACACGGGCGAGCGCTCACCGGGCGTCAGACCGGTCACCACCGCGGTCAGCCGGGCGTCCAGGTACTGGCTGTGCTGGGTCTTGATGTAACCCAGCGTGCGGGGCAACTGCCGCCGGCTGCGCAACGGGCCGTCCACCACCAGCAGGTCGCCGTCGACCCGGGCGGCGTCGGAGACCGCCACCTCCAACGCGGTCAGCGGGCCCTGCACGGCCGCCGGCAGCTTGGCCAGCTCACCGGTGCCGCCCACCCGGTGCACCGGGTAGCGGATCGCCCCCGCCACCACGTCCTGCGCCGACGGGCTCGCGGTGAACAGGCCCCGGCCGACCCGGGTGCCGGCCAGCTGCGCCGCACCCTGGCCCAGGTCGCAGCGGACCACCCCCGCCGCGTACGAGGCGGCCAGCCCGGGGAACGACCCGCCGTCGGCCTCGGCCGTCCAGATGCTCGCGTCGATGCGGCGTACCCCGTCGACCAGCAGCACCACGTCCGGCGCCCGCACGCCCGGCCGTACCCCGATCGCCCGCCAGTCCACGGCCGGCAGCTCCACGTCCGCGTCGACCTGCGCGCTGCTCGGTGCGGCCGGCCCGGCGGCGGAGGCCTCGAACGACGCCCCGTACGCCGGGTCCCACGAGTCGACGAAGAACGCGGCGTCGCTCACCGAGTGGCCCTTGCGTTCGCGGCTGCGGGGCTCCGCCGCGCTGCGCTCCTCGCGCTCACCGGCCGGTCCGTTCCACGCGCGCCGAGCGGGCATCCTTGCGCACCTCGAAACGGACCGGAATCCGTTCGGCCAGCGCCGGCACGTGGGTGACCACGCCGACCATCCGGTCGCCCCGGGCGGCCAGGTTTTCCAGGGTGGCCGCCACCGTGTCCAGGGTGGCCGCGTCCAGCGTGCCGAAGCCCTCGTCCAGGACGATCGACTCCAGGCTCGCCGCCGTGGTCGACATCCCGGCCAGCTGCTCGGAGAGCGCCAGCGCCAGCGCCAGCGACGCCTGGAACGTCTCGCCGCCGGAGAGCGTGCGCACGCCCCGGCGCAACCCGGCATCGTGGTGGTCGACCACGAAGAACTCACCCTTGTCGTGCACCAGCTCGTACTGCCCGCCGGAGAGCTCCCGCAGGATCCCCGACGCGCCGTCGACCAGCAGGTCCAACGCCTCGGCCAGCAGCCACCGTTCGAAGTTGTTGGCCCGCAGGTGCCCGGCCAGCGCGCGGGCCACCTGCGCCTCCCGCTCGTGACCGGCGCGCTGCTCGCGCAGCGTCCCAGCCTGCTCGCGGCGCTCCCGTAGCCGACGCCGCTCGGCCTCGGCCCGCTCCACCGCCACGGTCGCGGCGTGCACCGGGTCGTCCGCGACGGGCACGTCGGCGGCGGCGAAGATGCCGGCGATGCTCCGCTGCACCGCGTCGGCCGCCGCCTCGGCCTCGGCGACCACGGCGGCCCGGCCGGCCCGGTCGGCGCGGCGGCGGTCCGCCTCGGTGGCCGCCCAGCCGGTCAGCGCCGCCCACGCGGCGGCGACATCGTCCCGGTCGGTCGCGGGCGGGCCGAACCGGGCCAGCCCGTCACGGGTGGTGTCGAAGCCCCGCCAGGCCGCCCGCAGCCGCTCCTCGGCGGCGTCCACCCCGGCGCGGGCCTGGCGGGCGGCGTCCCGGCCGGCCCGAACGGCGGTCGCCGCCTCCTCCAGCGCGCGCCGCAGCCGGGCATGCTCGGCCAGCTCCCGGCGCAACACCGCCGGCTCGGCCGCCCCGGAGAGCTGCCCGGCCAGCTCGGCCAGCCGGGCGTCCAGATGCTCCTGCCGGGCCCGGGCCTGCACCAGCAGCCGTTCCAGGTCGCGTGCCGCCGCGTCCCGCTGCTGCACGACCACCTGGGCGGCCTTGGTGGCGGCCCGCGCCGCCTTGCCGGCCGCCGTGGCGGCGGCCACCGCCGAGTCGGCCGGCACCGCCGGCACCTCGGCCACCGGCTGCGTGCAGACCGGGCAGGCGGCGCCCGGATGCAGGTGCACCCGCAGGCTGACCGCCAGGTCGGTGGCCTTCGCCTCCTCGTGCGCCCGGAAGGCCGCCTCCAGCTCCGCCTCGGCCCGCTCGGCGTCGGCGCGGGCGGCCGCCAGCGCCGCCACCGCCGCGGCGTGTTCGTCGTTCGCCGCGGTCACCGTCGCGCGGACCGTCTCGGCCTCGCCGGTCAGCCGGTCGCGGTCGTCGTACGCCCGCAGCAGCAGCCGCAGCGCGCTCTCGTCCCCGGCGCCGGCCAGCTCGCCGCGCAGCTTCTCCTCCCGCTCCTCGGCCAGCGACACGCCGGTGGCCGCCGCCTCGGCCTCGGCCCGCGCCGCGGTCACGGCAAGGGCCACCTCGGCCACGCCGCCCGGCGCGCGCACGCCGGTCAGCACGGTGAGCTCGTCGTCGAGGGCGGTCAGCGCCGCCGCCGCCTCGCGCGCGGTGGCCCGGGCCGCCGCCAGCTCCGGCACGGCCGCGGTCACCGCGGCGGCCAGCTCGGTCATCCGGCCGACCCGGGCGTCGGCCTCGGCCAGCGCCTCGTCGTCCACGCCGGTCAGCCCGGCGAGCAGCTGGTCGACGGCGTCCAGTCGGGCCTCCGCCTGCGCGGCGCGCGCCGTCGCCCGCTTCTGCACGTCCTCGTAGACGCCGAGGCCGAGCAGGTTGACCAGGATCTGCTGCCGGGTCGCCGGCTTGGCGTGCAGGAAGTCGGCGAACTGCCCCTGCGGCAGCACCACACAGCTGGTGAACTGCTCGTACGGCAGCC contains:
- a CDS encoding spermidine synthase, with amino-acid sequence MGRKRAGDRVVEQVDTGQAELIPDPDRPGSWTLLLDGAPQSHVDLNDPTHLEFEYVRRLAAAIDLIAPAGEPLRVLHLGGGALTLPRYVSATRPGSTQRVSEVDGALVELVRRALPWPADARLRVRVEDARAVLAATRDASYDVVVADVFAGARTPAHLTSVEYAAEVARVLRPAGWYLANLADGPPLRHARGQVATVRSVLPRACLVGDAAVLRGRRYGNLVLVAGRTTPPVAELTRRAAGDWFPGRVVAGDELDRFAGGAPVVRDADATGSDPPPPGLFSVRR
- a CDS encoding AAA family ATPase, yielding MRPMRLDMAGFTVFRDETTVDFTDADFFALIGPTGSGKSTVLDAICFALYGTVPRWGGTRGLANALAPSATEARVRLVFESGGARYVATRVVRRDGRGNVKTANAGLQLMPAGFDVTKLDTGLSPEDLGEVVAGTPAEMEQAVLEAVGLPYEQFTSCVVLPQGQFADFLHAKPATRQQILVNLLGLGVYEDVQKRATARAAQAEARLDAVDQLLAGLTGVDDEALAEADARVGRMTELAAAVTAAVPELAAARATAREAAAALTALDDELTVLTGVRAPGGVAEVALAVTAARAEAEAAATGVSLAEEREEKLRGELAGAGDESALRLLLRAYDDRDRLTGEAETVRATVTAANDEHAAAVAALAAARADAERAEAELEAAFRAHEEAKATDLAVSLRVHLHPGAACPVCTQPVAEVPAVPADSAVAAATAAGKAARAATKAAQVVVQQRDAAARDLERLLVQARARQEHLDARLAELAGQLSGAAEPAVLRRELAEHARLRRALEEAATAVRAGRDAARQARAGVDAAEERLRAAWRGFDTTRDGLARFGPPATDRDDVAAAWAALTGWAATEADRRRADRAGRAAVVAEAEAAADAVQRSIAGIFAAADVPVADDPVHAATVAVERAEAERRRLRERREQAGTLREQRAGHEREAQVARALAGHLRANNFERWLLAEALDLLVDGASGILRELSGGQYELVHDKGEFFVVDHHDAGLRRGVRTLSGGETFQASLALALALSEQLAGMSTTAASLESIVLDEGFGTLDAATLDTVAATLENLAARGDRMVGVVTHVPALAERIPVRFEVRKDARSARVERTGR